The genomic segment tcccagtgggagcccgacgatcgtatttccttggatacggacacgaatacgaatatgttaatacgttggccagggcccagttgaccggtgagagtgttgctggtgtcccccactgcccaatactgtggtttttttagatggatccatcgcccaatacgatcaAAAATACGATTCACAATCACGATcagaattcaacaaacacgaacatgaatatggatacgaatattgatattaatatgagtatgtttatgtgatatgttttggaaaaaatgtttatgtttaaagtttatacatattaagaaaataatattttaagtacaagtatttttcactgttatatgttaactttattacgtattacttgttatcaaagatAGGATGCgttgaatctttagactcattaggtgtgttgatgcaggtgatataaaTAACTATGACATTGGTGGTCTTGACAAGTGACTTGCTGGACTGTcgatgcacataacccgaggaccagcgcttctatttccgcatttaagtttatgattttaaattaaagaattttacgacatttttattttatgctTTTTTAGAGATTTTGAGATGTTTaatatgagctatacttttcaacatttattgctttttaggtttggtaaaacgattTACGATTTCATGTTTGATTTCTCCCTTTGTATTTTCAAGTACTAGtaggatgttttattttaaaaatggttaCAAGATATTTGaaagtatttatatataagTATATTTTTAATTACGAAGATTAAGGAGAAAAAAAAACCGTAGtgctttttaagaaaacgaataagcagacgtttcagctTGTTTCCCCATGGGGAGAAGAGATTAGAATTTCGGTCAGATTGGATTTCAGATCATCGAACAATGAAACAGAGTATGAGACGCTGATGAAACATCCAAGGAAGGCATGTGATCCTTTAGAGCTGGCAGATTGACCAATCACGAGGGAACGACAGGAGAGATTAAAGGAAGCACTGCATGGGTTTATGAGCAATCAAGGTCTTACAAGAGAGGTGCAAAATGTCGAAGGATTCGTGATGCATGGTAGTAAGTTTGAGAGTCATAGGAATGTTATTCAAGTGTTAAATTATGAGGAGTCCAGAAGCCTCGGCGCCTGAGCGACCaaacttaccgcccgagcaccaaaACTCGAGAacactcggcgctcgggcggtaagatagCGGTAgcatcttaccgcccgagcgcgaagacCTGCGGGAAAAATCCTAGTTTCCTAATTTAGTGCCCAAGTTGTTTCAGTAACTAGCTTTCAAATCTTTCTTATCTACTAAAATATATGGACGAAATTTTAAAGATTTTTGAACATTATTGATTGAATAAAATTTGattgttcttgagttttctctcaaacaacaaaaaaagctTCTTgctttgtataaaaaaaatcaaacttatcaaagtttatgcTTTGTGGCGTTTGTTGGTGGTTTCTTACACGAATTGTCATAGGCTTGTTCTTTGGAGCTTTGTCTAGTTTCGGTTGTTTTCTTTGTGATTCTTTATTATTAAACCACGTAGTTTAGGGGTGAAAATCACGAACACACTTGATTGAAAAGATCGAGACATCGCAACACTGATCCTTGTTGTCACGCCCCGTGACGGGGgatggttgacaccggcgttgctctcaaatattcattcgaaaacaacaagcctcagaagtacagagtttcagaaaccagtcttttattcatagtacgaaataaatcaattgtctgttacaactcaaatactgatgttttacagcggaaatgtaaaaccaaatattacagtatcttaacagatgcagcggaataaaaagaaacataaactgagaacaacagtcttcttcaccagccccagaactggatctgctcttcttcttctaatatttcttcagtactcttatctgagatgagtttggtgggtgagtgatatgattgtcactcagtaagcaggggcgggaataactcctagtattcgaaatcgttttcaacaggaacagtaatacaataatatacagaaaactcgtattttcataacagaaatcagaattcagaatttacaggtttcagaacagaaatcagaattagtaagcactgaacacgttagtgaatttaatggctaaactgatatcagtcccctatatgttctctcctttAAGGGGTGAGggcagaatcagaatcagaataagaattcagaaatgttcagaatatatattcctaccattagttcactagggagtttcagtgcttcaaaatcatatattagaAATCATGcagaaactgaactttaaaacagaattatcaaacggatttcaagatatttatacataagcccacttactgtaATTTGCTAAAAGTGTTTCGGTAGAAGTATGAAATATGCTTGTTCTTGCTACTGGTTCTACTGCTCGAAAAtcagcactctcttagctcgaaaattcaagtgatactctcaagatttgtgtaacccAGTTCAGAGGTTTGagagtgttatttataggcctAAATCTGACTGTTACGCTCCCTACTAATGGTCATAATATGCATTTAACAGCCTTGATTCCgttttaaatgcttcagttacaagtccaagctgaatcagtaactgtctgctgctttctcgctcttctgttgctggattttgtctgcgggaaaatacatgtctgctggaaaaataccagcttctgaaatattaTCTTCTGCTGGAAATTTAGCATTGCTACTGaaatgctggaaattcgggttctcacacttgttcgttattgaattgaggacACGGTTCTAATTAATCATGTTTGCATTTCTTATGTTCGAGGATTTGTGTCAGGCGCGCTTGCTGGAACTCAAAGCAGCCCTCAATCTGGGAATTTATCGAGCCGTCTTATACTCAGATTCCCAACTAGCCATCCAAAAAGTAATGGGAAGTTTGACGTGAAGGGtgataaaataatcaaatatGCCCAGGCGCTGGACAAAGCCAAGGAAGAATTCTCCGAACTCATCCTAGATTTGATCCCCAAGGCGGATAACCATAAGTTTGGACAGTGTTCTAGACCCGACATCCGAGCCCGACCTAATGGGCCGGGAGCTCATCTCTCAACTCGGATAGTTGGATGACGTAATTGCCGAGGTGGCGGAAGGAGATTGGAGATATGATATCCATCAATATCTAAATCATGCCAGACTGCCCAGAGAAGAAAGAAAAAAGCAagagaaataaaaatatgggcTCTTTGATTTGTATGATCAGGGCATCTTGTTCAAGAGGTCTTTCTCCCGACCACTCCTGAAATGCCTATGAGAAACAAAAGCTAATTACGTCCTTATGGAAATACATGAGGGATGCTGTGGAAACCACCTGGGAAGTATGGCTCTTGCCCGTAAAACATTACTGGATTGATTCTTCTGGCCAACTTTGAAGAAAGATGCCTCAGTCCTGGTCAAAGCTTTTCATAGCCGTCATAAACATGCCAACCTAGAAAAAAGGCCAGCAGAACTCATGAAGGCAGTCGTGGCATCAAGTCCGTTCGATCAATGGGGCATGAACATTGTTGGGCCCTTTCCAGTGGTCTTGGGACAAAGGAGGTTCCTATTAGTCGCAATTGACTACTTTTCTAAGCGGGTGGAGGCCGAGCCACTAGCCAGGATCACAGAAAACGAAGCCTTGAAATTCATGTGGAAAAATATCGTATGCCGATTTGGAATACCTCGATGactcatttttgaaaattaaagatagTTATGTGGATCGAAAGTTAGGGACTAATGTGAAGAAATGAAGATTCAACAACTATTCATATATGTGGCCTACCCTCAAGGCAATGGAAAAGTTGAGGTCACTAACAGGTCAATAGTACAGGTATTGAAAGCTCAGCTAGGGGAGGCACAACGCAACTGGGAAGATGAGCTCTCGAGCGTACTCTGGTCTTACCGAACCACAGCCCATACTACGACCAAAGAAACACCCTACAATATTTTGTATGGAACAGAATCAGTGCTGCCTGCCGAGATTGGACAAGAAAGTGCTCGGATTATGGGGTATGGCTCGGACAATGATAACCTCTAAGCCATGGATTTGGACCTCGTGGAAGAAAACAAAGAGAGGGCCAAAGTTAGCATGAACGTCTATCGCAAAAGGATGATCCGAACTTACAACAAAAGAGCATATCCACGGATCTTTGAGGAAGAAGATTTAGTATTGAGAAAGATTCAACACCGCGGAGAGAGAAGAAAGCTTGATCCTAAGTACGAATACCCCTTCAAAATAGTAGGAAGAGCTGGGGTTGCAGCCTATTATCTAGAGGATGCAGAAAGAAAAAAGAGTAAAAGGCCTTGGAATGCTCGACATCTAAAGAAATATTACGCTTAAAAGCCCATCGCTATGTATTTTACGCATTCAGTATGTCAATTTCCATTACTAAAGTCTCCAGCATGTGAAGTGGTTTATCCTTAAACTGTTATAACAAAACTAAGCGATGTGTATAAACATGCAAACAAAATCCACGAATGTGGCGTCCCTCCAAATGCCCGACCACCAGCTCAGCGACACGTAAGCCCACGAATGTGGCACTCATGCAAACAAAGTCCACGAATGTGGCAAATCTCACAAAAGCCCGAGCACCAGCTCGGCACCACACGAAGCCCACGAATGTGGCACTCATACAAAAAAAAGTTTACAAATGTGGAAAATCTCACAAAATCCCGATCACCAGTTCGGCGCAACACAAAGCCCACGAATGTGACACTCAAGCAGAAAATTTTCACGAATGTGGCAAATCTCATAAAAGCCTGACCACCCGCTCGGCACCATGTAAGCCCAAGAATGTGACTCATGCAAACAAAGTCCACGAATGTGGCAATTATCACAAAAGTCTGACAAACCACTCGGCACCAAACAAAGCCCATGCATGGGGCACCCACCAGTGCGGCGTTCACGCAAACCAAGTAGCCAAAAAATTGGTTTCAAGTTTTAAAGGCTCGGATAGCCATTCAGTTTGGGTCTATACTTATCATTTAGCCAAAAATTTGGTTTCAAGTTTTAAAGGCTCGGATAGCCATTCAGTTCGGGTCTGTACTTATTACTTAGCCAAAAATTGGTTTCAAGTATAAAAGGGCTCGAACAACCACCTTGTTTGGGTTTCAATTCATTACTTGGACAAAATTTTGCTTAAAATTTAATGGGCTCGGACAGCCATAGTATTCGTGTTTGTGTATGATAACCATGACTTCAATTCATGGTAGTTACTCAAGGCaattaattgagtgactcgatTCTCTGTAGAAACTTCACTAGTTTATGTGTGCACCGTTGATGACTTCCATATTAACAGGAATTGTTATAATTCGTTTTGTACAATTGATATTTGCTAGCTATTCCATGaatcttataatttttttattgcgCTTGGAACTGTATCTATTTAACAAATTATTAATggcgtttttttttaaaaaaaaaaaatcaaattgatTGTGTCAAATGATTATGAAAATTGAGGCAAAAGGAAAAGCTTATTAGCTAGCTGTACTTTTACAGCAAAGAATGcaagatttttcaagatttagggACCCTCCATTAATTTGATGCATAAATCATCTGGTAGATCACAAGtaaatcttaaaaaaattatagatttAAAATAATCGTCCAATATTCGGTTTGAAAAAACGTATATTAATAGATCAATGTGAGGCAAATATGTTTCTTGTTTCTGTTGGTGGTGCCACTGCCACATAtctgatgtttgaaattattgtATTTCTCCACCTTTCTTGACTGTAGCTACCCTATTTGGAATGAATTAGTCTATGCTCCACCGACACTTGTAGAATAATATGTGCTGATTTTTTTTTCTACTGTATGGGGAAAGCGGCcggaaagaaaattttaagatgATATCATTTTACctcaatattttcgaaaaataaatgaaatttaTCCACATACATTGGCGATTCTCCTTCACAGTTAGCAGAGTAGTcgcaattttttatttttttgcaagTATGGAATTAATATTTGGATTCAAGAATATGATCCAACTTTGGCCGAAGTAACTTTCATGTCCCTTTCAGCTATTTTATCGCGAGTTGTGGTGCAATTATGGTGGACGTTGACAGATTGAATTTGATGAATTAAATAAGGAGAAATGACTCAGAAAATCAGATAAGATATAATAATAGATAAAAATATTGAGCAAAAATAGGAAAAAGAATTCTAGAGTCGCCTGCACTTTGACATGCGAACAAAATCAATGGCGTTTGTGTAACAATTtaattcaaaaacaaaaaatggaCCTGCTTCGATCAGTTTTTCTGATTTTGTTGTTCTCTTGGTGTCTTTTGTTTCGTCATGTTTGTCAATCTTCGGGGCAAAGATCTACGTATATTGTCCATATGGACAAGACCTCCATGCCTAAGGCATTTTCCAGTCACCATTATTGGTACTCTTCCATACTTGAATCGGTTAAATCATTAAACGGAAACGGACTGGGGCCGAAGCATGTGTATACATACGACAATGCGTTCCATGGATTCAGTGCAGTGGTGTCGAAAGATGAATTGGAAGCTTTGAAGAAGTCACCTGGATTCCTTTCAGCTTATGAAGATGGTATTGTCACGCCAGACACTACGCATACTTATAAGTTCCTGTCTCTCAACACAGTTTCGGGGCTGTGGCCCGCGTCTGAGTATGGGAAGGATGCTATCATTGGTGTCGTTGACAGTGGCGTTTGGCCTGAAAGCCCGAGTTTTAAAGATGATGGGATGACTGAGATTCCAGCAAAATGGAAGGGAAAATGTCAAGAAGGGGAAGAATTCAATTCATCGTTGTGCAACAAGAAACTCATCGGAGCACAATATTTCAATGCCGGAGTTCGAGCTGCAAATCCGGGGGTCACTATTACTATGGATTCTGCAAGGGACGACGATGGTCACGGCACGCATGTTGGATCTACTGCGGCAGGTAATTTTGTGGATGGTGTCTCGTTCTTTGGTTATGCTCCAGGGACAGCGAGAGGGGTTGCCCCAAGAGCCAGGTTGGCGGCTTATAAGGTCCTTTGGAATGAGGGAAGTTTGGAATCTGATGCTCTTGCTGGGATTGATCAGGCTGTGGCTGATGGGGTCGATGTGCTGTCGATTTCTTTGAGTTATCGAAATACTGATTTGTACGAGAACCCGATTGCCATTGCTGGCTTTGGGGCTCGAGAGAAGGGAATTCTTGTGTCTGTCTCAGCTGGAAACCGAGGCCCGAGTACAGCAACTTTGCTTGAGGGGATTCCATGGGCTTTTGTGTCGGCATCAGGAACTGTGGATCGGTGGTTTGCCGGAACCTTAACTCTTGGAAACGGGAAAAGGATCACGGGATGGACTACGTTCCCTCTGCGAGCTGTGGTTAGAAACTTGCCTCTAGTTTACAATTCGACCTTATCCGCCTGCAACTCTACCGAATTGTTTGCTGAAGCTCCCAACGATAGCATAATTGTATGCAATCAAACCGATGAAACCACGGATTTCTTTTTCTTAACGAGGTATCTGACCCAGTCTAATGTCCGAGCAGCAATCATCATATCTGAAGATACCAGCATACTCCGATCCATTTCTTTTCCTCATCCAGGAGTGGTGATCACCCCGAAAGAAGCACAAGATGTGATCAAATATGCAAAAAACAACGATACAGCGAGAGCAACCATTGATTTCCAACAAACACTTATCGGGACAGAGCCGAGAGCTGCTCCGGCACTGTCAGCGTCTTCGTCGAGAGGCCCTGCACGAAGCTATCCCGGAATCTTGAAACCTGACATAACTGCACCTGGAGTGTTGATTTTAGCAGCAACTAATCCCGATGTTATCGGGCCACAAGTCGGGAACAGTGTCTTCTTGTCCACAGACTACACTCTCATGTCCGGAACTTCGATGGCATGTCCTCACATTTCCGGAATAGCTGCGCTTCTAATTGCTGCACACCCAGAGTGGAGCCCTGCCGCGGTTCAGTCCGCCATGATGACCACTGCCAATCCGTTTGATAATACTGGAGAACCAATTAAGGACATGGGCTTTGATTATCGAGTCGCAACGCCTCTTGGCATAGGAGCAGGGCAAGTTGATCCAAACCGATCACTTGATCCAGGTCTTGTTTACGATGCCACCCCCCAAGACTACGTCGATCTTGTCTGCTCAATGAATTTCACTCTAGAACAAACTAAAACCATCATAAGATCAAGCTACAACTGTTCGAATCCGTCATCTGATCTGAATTACCCGTCTTTCATGGCTCTATACGAGGTGCAAGATAAAACAACCAGATTAACCCGGAAATTCAAGAGAACTGTGACAAATGTCGGGACCGGTGCAGCCACATACATCTATAAGTTGGAAATACCACAGGGTTCTACGATCACGGTTTCGCCGGAGACTCTTGTGTTTCGGAAGAAAAACGAGAAGCAGAGCTATACTCTAACGATTCGTTACCGGAGTAGTAGTGATTCTAAGGTCACGTATGGCTCAATCACTTGGGTTGAAGTGAATGGCAAACGTACGGTGAGAAGTCCCATTGTGGTGTCTCCAGGGGTGAACAATGACTAGTTTCTGGGAATTGTGAAATATCAAGTTAATGTATTCAATCCTCTTTTGTTTCGATCATTGAAGTTGAATACTCGACTGTTCTTGCTTGTTTCACTTACACCATATCAATCTGTTTCAGGATTTCAAAACCTGatctaaaaaaaaaagataaattgGACAATTTTTTAAGAAACAAAAAGACCGTTTCTTTATTCGTAAAACATATCAACTCTGTTCatatttatagtaaaaaatGATACCCTTTTtacataaaaagtaatgttttttatgggtgacccaaataaaatatttgtatcGTAAAATtcattcatgagaccgtcttcCAGGATTTTTTGTTCAAATTCTTAAGTAATATTATATTTACAAAAGTTATAATCATTTACTAAAATGTTGCAAgtaaactaacatttaaaaaaaattaatttatttgaaataaatcactgaaattaaaataattatgtgatccattttttttttcaatttgttatcccaaaattttattatacaaaatttttgtcatgccataaaaattttgtttcatgtataatctataaacaaaatAATAGGATGCAGTTATAAATTATAGTATTCATACTGTGAGATATTCGTTTTTACAAGAGCCATACTCTTTAGTAAGCACTTGTTTTGAGAATTTACAGGGTTAAAGTGAAGTTTTTAATGTCAAATAGTTGAAAAGAAAGAACCAAAGCTGTGTCTATAAATAGTGTATATTGCTTCATTCAACGTGTCCAACCATATATTTCGAGAAAATGGAGTTTTCATGTGAAAACTTGAAAATTTTCATCAAATCGTGCAAGGAAATTTTTATGCAAGGACTTGTTTATGAGAATTTTTATTGGATAGGAGCAAATAATGAATATAAATTCAATTCTGAATTAAAAAGAGTCATCCTTCAGTTCAGTTTAATATATTATCCATATTTGCAACACAAAATGCcccaaaaattcaaaaatataaaGGGTATCGAGAAACTGAATTATCAAGTAGTTATAATAGGTATTAAGGTGGAATTATTACCATTAAGGAGAGACATAATGGTGGCTATTCAACTTCTATCTGTGGAGCCCATAAATAGTTGCTCAACACTAGACAAAATCAACACCAAAATTATACTAAGTATCCCTCTACATAAGACTTGTCTAGGTGCTTATCATTCAAAGTTCATTCCAACATTGaggatttatatatatatatatatatatatatatatatatatatatatagacttgaaatatgatgttcttgatcaatggattgatgaaaagaatgcGGTTAATTAGGGTGAGCCTGAATAAGAACAAATATTCTTCTAAATCACAAGAAAATGTGAACACACGAGTAGCTGTatctctgaaccattgagggtcttACAAGTATTGGATTTTGTGTTTCTGTTGAGATAGTCGAatttaaggagttgaatttggcgACTAGTTTGATGAagataaaaaatattgtttataAAGGATTATATAAGTGGATTTCATAAATTAGAAGTTGTGGAAATTATCTTAACTGCTAATTAAGTGGGTAAAGAGAGAAACTGTTCGTTTTAATGATGGAGTTCGTAAAACTGGTAGTTGCCAAAAATGAATAAGTTGTAAATTCTTTCtttcgaaattttcattttttattatatgaaGAAAATTTTTACCATCGATACATTGGCGCTGTTTAATTGTTAATCGGGTTTATAACGAGTTCGTAATTATTTCTTTAGCAATTTAGAATAAACtagttaaataataaatttgtagTGGTGATTACTATGTAACGgtcatgggccattaggctgaaccaacaaaggcctcggcccatacccacgcaccactactggtcatgggtcgttaggatggtccagtATGGGCCTCAgcccatgcccatgcaccgccactcacagaatatcccactcctggaaagtggttcctttcgccttccccaacacttgaacccaggacctctaggataagtacctagattcctaagtgttggtaccagttgagctactAGCCCAACTGGTACCAGAGtggtgccaagtatctatatgtCCAGGAGATCTTGGGTTCGACTCTGGGGAGGCACAAGCTCCAGTTCCTGGGCtggagagttctatgagtaatgacgcatgggaaagcccgtgagggaaaaggccccagtggGAACCCAAGATGGGacaaggcccccgagggagcccaagatcgggatagcccatGGTCGTTACATACTAAGTACAAGATTCTCATAGAATATTTTATAGGAGTCTagaattaattaattgattaattaattgttatttaattatataatatatatatttgtgtgtgtgcgCGCGCGCATCAAGAGTTGATTATGcatagtatttttcaaaaatagaaaataccatatgagaattttaaataataaaataaagaatcCTAATAAGGTTAAATCTTAGAGGGATTGAAatattgtatttatatatatgttattAAAAAGTTGATAAATATGAGATATACATACGATAAACATATCAAGCAAATCAAGACTAGAATTTTCTTCTCCCTTGCTTAGAAAAAATTGGCCAACCTCTTTCTTGGTAGCTCACGACCACGACTCCACAGCACCACCACGCCGCCGCCCCGAAACCGCCGAACCACCTGTCGGATTTTGAAATTCCAACGACCAAATCTCAACGTAAATTTCGTGTGAATTTCTAGTGCAGTATACATGAAACATACATTATCCGATTGTGGATCTGAATAAGGAGGTCAAAGAAATTTTGTAGGGATTTACAAAAAGAACTATTACTGCCTAAACACCAGGATAGTTGGATCCAGTGTTAAATACGCAAAGATAATTATTAAACACTCTATGAATTCTTAACTAAATCATACAACacttaaaaacattttcaatatcaaaaaaaaaaaaaattaaaacttgtGCTACATCTTGAGTGAGAGAAAACGGTACGCCGACACCATAAATCCGATTACAATAACTACTTTTGGTGCCAAGGAGAAGGGTGTTGTTTTTTGTCTTCAGATGGAAAGGAGGGATTTCTTGGGAATTTACACAATGGGATTCCCTGGGTAGTGACAGTTTTGTAGGTTCAATGGATCGTTTCTCTTCGGGAACTTTGACTCGAGGGAAGGATTGGTTAATCATTGCCGAATGGACAACATTCCCTGCACCTGATATTGTGTCTGATTTACATCTAATTTACAACAAGAAATTTTCTTCTTGCAATTCCATATAAGCGTTGTTTAAAGTTGGAAATGGAATAGTCATATACGAAAACGGAAGTGTCTCTGATCAATTGTTCATCTTTCCCAGGCAAATGTTGTTGCTGCAATATTTATCTCAAATGACCTGAAGGAATTCGAATACACTTACTTCACATTTCCAGGAGTAGTGATAAACTCAAAGGACGCATTAGCAGTAATAAATTATTCCACGAAAGTAAAAATGATGTTTGTTAGAATAATGTTCCAGAAAACATTGGAAATAAGTTTGCTCCTGTTTCCGCTTCATACACTTCAAAGGGTCCATCTCTGAGCTATCCAGGCATATTGAAACCCGATATTATGGCTCCAAGAAAGTTAATTTTAGCATATTGGATCCCAAATGATCATACTGCTATTATTGGTAACATCGTTTTGACGAGAAATTTCGTAGCCATTTTTGGCATATTCATGGCTTGTCCTCATGCTTCTAGCATCACTGCGTTTCTAAAGGTTGCACGCTCGGAATGGAGCCCTACACCCATTTTTTAGCCTTGATAACAACCACTAACCCTTTTGACAATACACATAATTATATTAACAATCGCGACTCCTGTAGCTATGGGAGCAGGCCAACTCGAACAAAACTAGGCACTCGATCTGGGCTTAATATATGATGCTACTCAGCAAGATTACATAAATCTTCTGTGCTCGATGAATTTCACACGGAGTCAAATCTTCACCATCACGAGATCAAGCTACAACGGTTCGAGTCCCTGTGTGGATCTGAATCCTCATCTGTTAAATAAATTACTTGACAGCTGTCAAGTTAGTTACAAATACAGTAGTTATACTAGACATGAGagttacatatcatcatatgtatatatactaaTATAGACTCTTTATACACATACTTTCGATATTTTTCCATTGACAAATAATTGATACTTTCATGAGATCAGAGTTCATCAATGGTTGTCATGTATGCACATTCTAACACATTATCAGGGAATTGCTTCCGCATCTAATTGCATACAGATCTCCGATCTTCATGACAAATCATACCGCTACAATTGGATTCAGCGATCCACTCTATTTACGCCCATCAGATACTCCACAGATCTCTCTGGTTCAGGATCCGCTCATCGGCACAGAGAATTACAGCATTTGGAGTCGAGCGATGTTGATTTCTTTGCAAGCGAAGAACAAATTAGCCTTCATCAATAGATCTTGTACTCGTCCAGAAATTGCGCACCTGACTCTTCAACAATGGGAACGGTGCAACACGATTGTTCTTTCTTGAATTATGAACTCTGTTTCCAAGGAGATCTTCAGGGATATTATCTACTGCACGTACGCCTCCAAAGTTTGGGAagatttgaaggaaagatttgaTAAAATTTTTGGATCTCAAATATTTTCTGTTCATCGAGACATTGCTCGTCTTGCTCAAGGATCTTCCTCTATCTCTGCATATTTTTCAACGCTCAAACGACTATGGAACAAATTTGCATCTTTTCTGACACATCCTTCTTGTGAATGTGCAAGTGCTAAAGCATATATCGATCACGAACAACAAATATTCCTCCATCAATTCCTTATGGGATTAAATGACAGTCATGGGAACATTACAAGTCAAACCCTCATGCTGAATCCATTATCCTCTGTCAATCAAGCTTACTCGATTATTATCCAGGAGGAATCAACTCGCCATGTGCTATCTTCACAGCCTGTTGTTGATATCCCAACAGTTTTTTTTACTCTTCATCTACCAAGAAACACGATTCAGTGAAAATTGAAATGTCCCAGGTCGCAAACTACATAAAAGATTCCCTCAAACAAAAGAATTGAAGCCTCATCATCCCTCTTCTAAGGTTGCTACTCATTTCTCCTTTGAAAAACCAATTTCACAACCTCCTCCTTCACATGAGGAATCATGAGCGGATAATATTTTGCCTCGACAATTTACTGATGCTCAGTACCATCAAATATTGAAGCTCTTGGATCAAAAATCAATT from the Primulina eburnea isolate SZY01 chromosome 3, ASM2296580v1, whole genome shotgun sequence genome contains:
- the LOC140827198 gene encoding subtilisin-like protease SBT3; its protein translation is MDLLRSVFLILLFSWCLLFRHVCQSSGQRSTYIVHMDKTSMPKAFSSHHYWYSSILESVKSLNGNGLGPKHVYTYDNAFHGFSAVVSKDELEALKKSPGFLSAYEDGIVTPDTTHTYKFLSLNTVSGLWPASEYGKDAIIGVVDSGVWPESPSFKDDGMTEIPAKWKGKCQEGEEFNSSLCNKKLIGAQYFNAGVRAANPGVTITMDSARDDDGHGTHVGSTAAGNFVDGVSFFGYAPGTARGVAPRARLAAYKVLWNEGSLESDALAGIDQAVADGVDVLSISLSYRNTDLYENPIAIAGFGAREKGILVSVSAGNRGPSTATLLEGIPWAFVSASGTVDRWFAGTLTLGNGKRITGWTTFPLRAVVRNLPLVYNSTLSACNSTELFAEAPNDSIIVCNQTDETTDFFFLTRYLTQSNVRAAIIISEDTSILRSISFPHPGVVITPKEAQDVIKYAKNNDTARATIDFQQTLIGTEPRAAPALSASSSRGPARSYPGILKPDITAPGVLILAATNPDVIGPQVGNSVFLSTDYTLMSGTSMACPHISGIAALLIAAHPEWSPAAVQSAMMTTANPFDNTGEPIKDMGFDYRVATPLGIGAGQVDPNRSLDPGLVYDATPQDYVDLVCSMNFTLEQTKTIIRSSYNCSNPSSDLNYPSFMALYEVQDKTTRLTRKFKRTVTNVGTGAATYIYKLEIPQGSTITVSPETLVFRKKNEKQSYTLTIRYRSSSDSKVTYGSITWVEVNGKRTVRSPIVVSPGVNND